The proteins below come from a single Argentina anserina chromosome 1, drPotAnse1.1, whole genome shotgun sequence genomic window:
- the LOC126790403 gene encoding LOW QUALITY PROTEIN: endochitinase B-like (The sequence of the model RefSeq protein was modified relative to this genomic sequence to represent the inferred CDS: deleted 1 base in 1 codon; substituted 1 base at 1 genomic stop codon), which translates to METLALIIVXLSWVLGTYADVASLISPSLFDQMLKYRNDGRCKAPAFYRYDAFITAARSFNGFGTTGDGATQKRELAAFLGQTSHETTGGWPSSPDSPYTWGYCFSRELNQDVSYCTPSAQYPCAPGRKYYGRGPIQVSNSLSDNYHYAQAGRAIGVDLINNPDLVATDPVVSFKTAIWFWMTPQGNKPSCHNVIINSWTPSAADKAANRVPGYGVITNIINGGLECGRGQDNRVLDRIGFYKRYCGMLGMSTGNNLDYNNQRSF; encoded by the exons ATGGAGACACTCGCACTAATCATCGTTTAACTATCTTGGGTGTTAGGGACCTATGCAGATGTTGCGAGTCTCATTAGCCCATCTCTTTTCGATCAAATGCTGAAATATCGAAACGATGGGCGCTGCAAGGCTCCCGCGTTCTACAGGTATGATGCTTTCATTACTGCTGCTAGATCTTTCAATGGATTTGGCACAACAGGAGACGGTGCTACCCAGAAAAGAGAGCTTGCCGCATTCTTGGGTCAAACCTCTCACGAAACCACTG gAGGATGGCCAAGTTCACCAGATAGTCCTTATACATGGGGATATTGCTTTAGCAGGGAACTCAACCAGGATGTC AGCTACTGCACTCCATCAGCCCAGTATCCATGCGCTCCCGGCAGAAAATATTACGGCCGAGGACCAATCCAAGTATCCAACTCACTCAGTGA TAACTACCACTATGCTCAAGCGGGTAGAGCAATCGGAGTGGATCTGATAAACAATCCGGATCTAGTAGCCACAGACCCAGTTGTGTCATTCAAAACAGCTATATGGTTTTGGATGACCCCTCAAGGAAACAAACCTTCATGTCACAACGTCATTATAAATAGTTGGACTCCATCTGCTGCAGATAAAGCGGCCAATCGGGTCCCTGGATATGGAGTTATTACAAATATCATCAATGGCGGACTTGAATGCGGGCGCGGTCAAGATAATAGGGTACTAGATCGGATCGGGTTCTATAAGAGGTACTGTGGCATGTTAGGAATGAGCACCGGGAACAACTTGGATTATAACAATCAGAGATCATTTTAG
- the LOC126794525 gene encoding uncharacterized protein LOC126794525 — protein MVSASSSSLFSSLKSLSETQTPNPMRLADAQCGYALSETPPNLDSLFQISNSNLFPIVRCRRNWKIGEGSVDIQNLDDEDNLFEAIDKRFLYLADTEKEKEWINIIGWSLVQHSISLADSKVTMNSKVEAPKPSLTPEQLKASNISLGCCSFRTWRTKHNQPQNSICLLQLKAAALGEQSTTNHRIQYACCS, from the exons ATGGTTTCAGCTTCGTCGTCTTCTCTCTTTTCGAGTCTCAAATCTCTCTCGGAGACCCAAACCCCGAATCCTATGAGACTTGCCGATGCCCAATGTGGGTATGCTCTT TCAGAGACTCCACCAAATTTGG actCATTATTTCAAATCTCCAATTCAAATTTGTTTCCGATAGTCCGATGCCGGCGAAACTGGAAGATCGGCGAAGGCTCAGTCGATATCCAAAACCTCGATGACGAAGACAACCTCTTCGAAGCGATTGATAAGC GTTTTCTGTACTTAGCTGATAccgagaaggagaaggagtgGATCAACATTATCGGATGGTCACTGGTCCAACACTCTATATCGCTCGCCGATTCTAAG GTGACAATGAACTCTAAAGTTGAGGCTCCAAAACCTTCTCTAACACCAGAGCAATTGAAAGCCAGCAACATAAGCTTAG GTTGCTGCTCTTTCCGCACTTGGAGAACAAAGCACAACCAACCACAGAATTCAATATGCTTGTTGCAGCTAAAGGCAGCAGCACTTGGAGAACAAAGCACAACCAACCACAGAATTCAATATGCTTGTTGCAGCTAA
- the LOC126792535 gene encoding endochitinase-like — protein MKFHTLVSFLSLTLVIGASAEQCGRQAGGATCPNGQCCSQYGWCGNTGDYCGAGCQSQCGGSTPSPTPSGGGDVSSIISASLFDQMLKYRNDGRCASNGFYKYDAFIAAARTFNGFGTTGDVATRKKEIAAFLGQTSHETTGGWPSAPDGPFAWGYCHIRELNQAVYCTPSAQYPCAPGRKYYGRGPIQLTHNYNYVQAGTAIGVDLLHNPDLVATDPFISFRTSIWFWMTPQGNKPSSHDVIIGRWNPSSADRAAGRVPGYGVITNIVNGALECGRGPDNRVADRIGFYKRYCGIFGVNPGDNLDCYNQRSF, from the exons ATGAAGTTCCATACTCTTGTCAGCTTCCTCTCCCTAACTTTGGTGATAGGGGCCTCGGCAGAGCAATGCGGGAGACAAGCCGGAGGCGCGACCTGTCCAAATGGGCAGTGTTGTAGCCAATATGGGTGGTGTGGCAACACGGGGGACTACTGTGGAGCTGGTTGCCAAAGCCAATGTGGTGGCTCAACCCCCAGCCCAACCccaagtggtggtggtgatgttAGCAGTATCATTAGCGCATCTCTCTTCGATCAAATGCTCAAGTACCGAAATGATGGTCGGTGCGCGAGTAATGGGTTCTATAAGTATGATGCTTTCATCGCTGCTGCCCGAACCTTTAATGGGTTTGGCACAACTGGAGATGTTGCTACTCGCAAGAAGGAAATTGCCGCTTTCTTGGGTCAGACGTCACATGAGACGACCG GAGGATGGCCAAGTGCACCAGATGGTCCTTTTGCATGGGGGTATTGCCATATCAGGGAACTCAACCAAGCTGTCTACTGCACTCCATCAGCTCAATATCCTTGCGCTCCCGGCAGAAAATATTACGGTCGAGGACCAATCCAGCTCACTCA CAACTACAACTACGTTCAAGCGGGTACAGCAATCGGAGTGGATCTCCTACATAATCCGGACCTAGTGGCTACAGACCCGTTTATATCATTCAGGACATCAATATGGTTTTGGATGACCCCTCAAGGAAACAAACCATCAAGCCACGACGTTATCATTGGTCGTTGGAACCCGTCTAGTGCCGACAGAGCAGCGGGGCGGGTTCCCGGGTATGGTGTGATCACTAACATTGTCAATGGCGCACTTGAGTGTGGGCGTGGTCCCGACAATAGGGTGGCGGATCGGATTGGATTCTACAAGAGGTACTGTGGCATTTTCGGAGTAAACCCTGGTGATAACTTGGACTGTTATAACCAAAGATCGTTTTAG
- the LOC126794546 gene encoding uncharacterized protein LOC126794546: MASKYQTRSISLPSRSHPATVRVEEELSRLQSWESTLCASTSDSICRGLSGLQELYDCVDDLLQMASTQQLLSRHKQEKCMDELLDGSVKLLDVCGITRDFMLQVKEHVSALQSALRRRKGDSSIETSIANYTSFSKKMRKDAKKLISQLKQANNKIVSKPLEQDQHLAAVIRVLRQVCAKNMSIFQSLLVFLAYPVSKSSKWSLVSKLMHKGVVACEYQADITGHLLDGVNSALSSLCKSAGVENIQFAQKELEALEVCLECLESGLESLSRRLIKKRASLLNIISQ; this comes from the coding sequence ATGGCCTCAAAGTACCAGACCAGATCAATCAGCTTGCCTTCAAGGTCTCACCCAGCAACTGTCAGAGTTGAAGAAGAGCTCAGCAGGCTCCAATCATGGGAGTCAACTTTATGTGCTTCAACATCCGACTCAATCTGCAGAGGCCTATCTGGTCTTCAAGAGCTGTATGATTGTGTTGATGATCTTCTCCAGATGGCATCAACCCAACAGCTACTCTCTCGACACAAACAAGAGAAATGCATGGATGAGTTGTTGGATGGATCAGTGAAGCTTCTAGACGTATGTGGGATCACAAGGGATTTCATGTTACAAGTCAAAGAACATGTCTCTGCTCTTCAATCTGCTCTAAGGCGAAGAAAGGGAGACTCGAGCATTGAGACCAGCATCGCCAACTACACGAGTTTCAGCAAGAAAATGAGGAAGGACGCCAAAAAACTGATCTCACAGTTGAAACAAGCAAACAACAAGATTGTATCAAAACCACTAGAGCAAGATCAGCATCTCGCCGCCGTGATTAGGGTTCTACGGCAAGTTTGTGCAAAGAACATGTCAATTTTCCAATCTCTCTTGGTGTTCTTGGCGTATCCAGTTTCCAAGTCGAGTAAGTGGTCTTTGGTCTCAAAGTTGATGCACAAAGGAGTCGTAGCATGTGAATATCAAGCAGACATTACTGGGCATTTATTGGATGGTGTTAATTCTGCTCTATCCTCACTCTGCAAATCTGCTGGAGTTGAAAACATTCAATTTGCACAAAAGGAATTGGAGGCTTTGGAAGTCTGCCTCGAATGCCTTGAGAGTGGTTTGGAAAGCCTATCTAGGcgtttgataaaaaaaagagCTTCTCTATTGAACATAATCTCACAATGA
- the LOC126794556 gene encoding uncharacterized protein LOC126794556 — MAAKYHVRSISFPSRSHPTTVRVEEELSRLQSWESTSSASTSDSICTGLSGLEELYDCVDDLLLMASIQQLLSQHQQEKCMDELLDGSVKLLDVCGITRDFMLQVKEHVSALQSALRRRKGDSSIETSIANYTSFSKKMRKDAKKLISQLKQANNKIVSKPLEQDQHLAAVIRVLRQVCAKNMSIFQSLLVFLAYPVSKSSKWSLVSKLMHKGVVACESQADISGHELDGVNSALSSLCKSAGVENIQFAQKKLDALEVCIEGLENGLESVFKRLIKTRATLLNIISQ, encoded by the coding sequence ATGGCTGCCAAGTACCATGTCAGATCAATCAGCTTTCCCTCAAGGTCTCACCCAACAACTGTTAGGGTTGAGGAAGAGCTCAGCAGGCTCCAATCATGGGAGTCAACTTCATCTGCTTCAACATCAGACTCTATCTGCACAGGTCTATCTGGTCTTGAAGAGCTGTATGATTGTGTTGATGATCTTCTCCTAATGGCATCAATTCAACAGCTGCTCTCTCAACACCAACAAGAGAAATGCATGGATGAGTTGTTAGATGGATCAGTGAAGCTTCTAGACGTATGTGGGATCACAAGGGATTTCATGTTACAAGTCAAAGAACATGTCTCTGCTCTTCAATCTGCTCTAAGGCGAAGAAAGGGAGACTCGAGCATTGAGACCAGCATCGCCAACTACACGAGTTTCAGCAAGAAAATGAGGAAGGACGCCAAAAAACTGATCTCACAGTTGAAACAAGCAAACAACAAGATTGTATCAAAACCACTAGAGCAAGATCAGCATCTCGCCGCGGTGATTAGGGTTCTACGACAAGTTTGTGCAAAGAACATGTCAATTTTCCAATCTCTCTTGGTGTTCTTGGCGTATCCAGTTTCCAAGTCGAGTAAGTGGTCTTTGGTCTCAAAGTTGATGCACAAAGGAGTCGTAGCATGTGAATCTCAAGCAGACATTAGTGGGCATGAGTTGGATGGTGTTAATTCTGCTCTATCCTCACTCTGTAAATCTGCTGGAGTTGAAAACATTCAATTTGCACAAAAGAAATTAGATGCTTTGGAAGTCTGCATTGAAGGCCTTGAGAATGGTCTGGAGAGTGTATTTAAGCGCCTGATCAAAACAAGAGCTACTCTGTTGAACATAATCTCACAATGA